From Spiroplasma eriocheiris, the proteins below share one genomic window:
- a CDS encoding alpha/beta hydrolase translates to MLIVNKNPSSKVLKQGYRKFCYHWWHLIILIFLFPLVYYWSKKYCRLFFNFTQDYQRTGKLQIDHKLVEFNSFEHYLADLAVKKLTNFNFSPQEEQQIKDLTILNHNGNELSMLILENPFSNKWVIGLHGWTENKYLALRQVYYFYQQGYNIVTFDSVAHGLSYGQYSAIGYFNAQNVEDVTQWLMKNYLVDEFGVIGNSMGASCASWYALNYGYQNPKLKWIISDCGFSNLLVQFRYVMTYRYQKPWWLISWGLRRIFKQQLRIDIKKYNLLKEHQRIKNIPFLLFHGEQDVFVPFFMSQKFINQKLKYESQQLSELVALPFLDHIEAISKGHDIYLAKIKKFLESEQ, encoded by the coding sequence ATGCTAATTGTCAATAAAAATCCCTCTTCGAAAGTTTTAAAACAGGGATATCGCAAATTTTGCTACCACTGATGACACCTAATAATTTTAATATTTTTATTTCCACTCGTTTATTACTGATCAAAAAAATACTGTCGGTTATTTTTTAACTTTACCCAAGATTATCAACGAACAGGAAAACTGCAAATCGATCATAAGCTGGTTGAATTTAATAGTTTTGAACATTACCTTGCTGATTTAGCAGTCAAAAAATTAACTAATTTTAATTTTTCACCCCAAGAAGAGCAACAAATCAAAGATTTAACCATTCTTAATCATAATGGTAATGAACTTAGTATGTTAATTTTAGAAAACCCATTTTCTAACAAATGAGTAATTGGTTTGCACGGGTGAACTGAAAATAAGTATTTAGCTCTGCGACAAGTTTATTATTTTTATCAACAAGGTTATAATATTGTGACTTTTGATAGTGTTGCCCATGGTCTAAGTTATGGTCAATATAGTGCTATTGGTTATTTTAATGCGCAAAATGTTGAAGATGTCACCCAATGACTAATGAAAAATTATTTGGTTGACGAATTTGGGGTTATTGGTAATAGTATGGGAGCTAGTTGTGCTAGTTGGTATGCTCTTAATTATGGTTATCAGAATCCAAAGCTAAAATGAATAATTAGTGACTGTGGATTTAGTAACTTGTTAGTTCAATTTCGATATGTGATGACTTATCGTTACCAAAAACCCTGGTGATTAATTAGTTGGGGTTTACGAAGAATCTTTAAGCAACAATTAAGAATTGATATTAAAAAATATAACTTACTAAAAGAGCATCAGCGAATTAAAAACATTCCCTTTTTATTATTCCATGGTGAACAAGATGTTTTTGTTCCGTTTTTTATGAGTCAAAAATTTATTAACCAAAAATTAAAATATGAGTCTCAGCAGCTTAGTGAATTAGTGGCACTTCCGTTTTTGGATCATATCGAAGCAATTTCAAAAGGTCATGATATTTACCTAGCAAAAATTAAAAAATTCTTAGAAAGTGAGCAATAG
- a CDS encoding ABC transporter ATP-binding protein — translation MRQNIIEVSHLTKKFKKFIAVNDISFTVKAGTIHGFIGPNGSGKTTTIKSIIGAINPTSGKIIINGFLNTDPQAKKLIGYIPESARFPKGVSLGTYLTSMSYLNGNSKITTKKLIAKILTALDLQKFQKKSPLQFSSGMQKKVLLAQALLNDPQILILDEPTANLDPTGRLEVYEDLKKLQQLGKTIVICTHILSEIQHLVDEVTILNFSKIVFSGPTNGSDLNKIYTENVLKNTTNHQQHSVVGGIYGN, via the coding sequence ATGAGACAAAATATAATTGAAGTCAGCCATCTGACTAAAAAATTTAAAAAATTTATCGCGGTAAATGATATTTCTTTTACTGTAAAAGCTGGTACTATTCATGGTTTTATTGGACCCAATGGGAGCGGAAAAACCACAACAATTAAAAGTATTATTGGAGCAATTAATCCCACCAGCGGAAAAATTATTATTAATGGCTTTTTAAATACTGACCCCCAAGCAAAAAAATTAATTGGATATATCCCTGAATCAGCGCGGTTTCCCAAAGGCGTTTCACTGGGTACTTATTTAACTTCAATGTCATATTTAAATGGCAATAGTAAAATTACAACGAAAAAATTAATTGCAAAAATATTAACCGCACTAGATTTACAAAAATTTCAAAAAAAATCACCATTGCAGTTTTCGTCCGGAATGCAGAAAAAAGTTTTATTAGCACAAGCATTATTAAATGACCCCCAAATTTTAATTCTTGATGAACCAACTGCTAATTTAGACCCAACCGGCCGTTTAGAAGTTTATGAAGATTTAAAAAAACTACAGCAGTTGGGAAAAACAATTGTTATTTGTACCCATATTCTTTCCGAAATTCAACACTTAGTAGATGAAGTAACAATTTTGAACTTTAGTAAAATCGTTTTTTCAGGACCAACAAACGGTAGTGATCTTAATAAAATTTATACTGAAAATGTGTTAAAGAATACTACTAATCACCAACAGCATTCAGTAGTCGGAGGTATCTATGGAAATTAA
- a CDS encoding amino acid permease, translated as MKLQKKYNFWQILMLAISATLGTSILVSFGQVGFQAQFNPILMIIAWILGGLLVIPEMLLFSEAATSYPENGTSYYWIKRAKWNACSFWFGWIMVLFVSATAVATACLAFGNIIVSITGLQNEWYAKLFGIIILLLLLLIQLFIKKSTGWSQIVFTILKLLPIGLLLIIAMIYGNTDSFQKDTINQNLSQIYLASFLLLPATAMTMFAYSGMEAITYISGEVIEPRKNIPRALIWSTIAIIILYVILAIGLLTVNKPFNWLDPNNNITNVWYYAIINNPKIPNFLGYLFSGLATLIFIGSLNSFLVYHSRLIFKMSEEGDLFKFFQKTTIKTNMPYLAMLLLTVLTIIYILWSSLFQVTNYFILAVSVLKTLTMVVIIYLRYRDPTYQRIYSTPVFILLTVLSLIACLITFVGAVIAMYFYGKTTKNMWELWNCLITMGIMFAGYPLYYLKKYGQHLIKTWQAKKKITKIKD; from the coding sequence ATGAAATTACAAAAGAAATATAATTTCTGACAAATTTTAATGTTAGCAATTTCCGCCACTTTAGGAACTTCGATATTAGTTTCGTTTGGGCAAGTTGGGTTTCAAGCACAGTTTAATCCAATTCTGATGATTATTGCCTGAATTTTAGGGGGATTATTGGTTATTCCCGAAATGCTATTATTTTCAGAAGCAGCAACTTCTTATCCAGAAAATGGCACTTCTTATTATTGAATTAAAAGAGCCAAGTGAAATGCATGTTCGTTCTGATTTGGTTGAATTATGGTATTGTTTGTTAGTGCAACCGCTGTCGCAACTGCTTGTTTAGCATTTGGCAATATTATTGTAAGTATTACTGGTTTACAAAATGAATGGTATGCCAAATTATTTGGGATTATTATTTTATTATTACTATTATTAATACAACTTTTTATTAAAAAAAGTACGGGTTGATCACAAATTGTGTTTACTATTTTAAAATTATTGCCAATTGGGTTACTTCTTATTATTGCTATGATTTATGGTAATACCGATAGTTTTCAAAAAGATACTATTAACCAAAATCTTAGCCAAATTTATTTAGCGTCTTTTTTATTGCTACCAGCAACTGCGATGACAATGTTTGCCTATTCGGGGATGGAAGCGATTACTTATATTAGCGGGGAAGTTATTGAACCGCGCAAAAATATTCCCCGCGCCTTAATTTGGTCCACAATTGCAATTATTATTTTATATGTAATCTTAGCGATTGGACTATTAACTGTTAATAAACCATTTAATTGGTTAGATCCCAATAATAATATTACTAATGTTTGATACTATGCTATTATTAATAATCCAAAGATTCCAAACTTTCTTGGTTATCTATTTTCCGGATTAGCCACCTTAATTTTTATTGGATCACTAAATTCTTTTTTAGTTTATCATTCGCGATTAATTTTTAAAATGAGTGAAGAAGGGGACTTGTTTAAATTTTTTCAAAAAACAACAATTAAAACTAACATGCCATATTTAGCAATGTTGCTGTTAACTGTTTTAACTATTATTTATATTTTATGATCATCACTATTTCAAGTTACGAACTATTTTATCTTAGCAGTGAGCGTTTTAAAAACATTAACCATGGTAGTTATTATTTATTTACGTTATCGTGATCCCACATATCAACGCATTTATTCCACTCCGGTCTTTATTCTCTTAACTGTTTTGTCCTTAATTGCGTGCTTAATAACATTTGTGGGCGCTGTTATTGCGATGTATTTTTATGGAAAAACTACAAAAAATATGTGAGAATTATGAAACTGTTTAATTACAATGGGAATTATGTTTGCAGGTTACCCACTTTATTATTTAAAAAAATATGGGCAACATTTAATTAAAACATGACAGGCGAAGAAAAAAATAACTAAAATTAAAGATTAA
- a CDS encoding ABC transporter permease: MEIKYYQPSKQKLTEKKCRIPFFFYTYNKLIKSISTIVYYSLGATASIAISCSMMLMPKLTNEVNTLGFSNFYGIWFIVSTGLTLLFSAFKTVQTFRDEIDDGTMLILVSKPYSRWRIFSEKMLALYLITFYFIITMTILPLIFGFINYQLYDLPTSKFAFLKWLAMFLTTIIIAFILIAIFTFVSFFWSAKSILAIVGILVALFIPLSMMDMILQSSTTVATQLVANQNMNLQFNYAMYEKYYKNNTYMMNIIQQGEQQGNFDSYYQTELPKLLAVCGTIVYKPNNEIDFDNSLLTCQADLSPLYKTLQNSPAQLDFVKLSFAYGNSFTYKIKDTNQKNNSASLLASIINLLNNYQQAMFLQSPLNQNILSDEQLNTAMNQYNLVLTINSYLNPFKQWSLWYHEFSGLTDNLNQIQGFPSLLYKFTYQKNSHGIYQIVWNKTRPLINFTFSNVVWIFIGISFTWGSYLVFKKRDIK, encoded by the coding sequence ATGGAAATTAAATATTATCAACCTAGTAAACAAAAATTAACAGAGAAAAAATGCCGAATCCCCTTTTTCTTTTATACATATAACAAATTAATTAAGTCAATTTCAACAATTGTCTATTATAGTTTAGGAGCCACCGCTAGTATTGCAATTAGTTGTAGTATGATGTTAATGCCAAAATTAACAAACGAAGTTAATACCCTGGGTTTTAGTAACTTCTATGGGATTTGATTTATAGTAAGTACGGGATTAACCTTATTATTTAGTGCATTCAAAACTGTTCAGACATTTCGGGATGAAATTGATGATGGTACCATGTTAATCCTGGTTTCCAAGCCATATTCACGATGACGAATTTTTAGCGAAAAAATGCTAGCATTATATTTAATAACTTTTTATTTTATTATCACAATGACAATTTTACCGCTAATTTTTGGTTTTATTAATTATCAGCTTTATGATCTACCAACTAGTAAATTTGCTTTTTTAAAATGGTTAGCAATGTTTTTAACTACAATAATTATTGCTTTTATTCTAATCGCTATCTTCACTTTTGTAAGTTTCTTTTGATCAGCAAAATCAATCTTAGCAATCGTCGGCATCTTAGTGGCCCTTTTCATTCCGCTATCAATGATGGATATGATTTTACAATCAAGTACTACAGTTGCCACCCAGTTGGTCGCGAATCAAAATATGAACTTGCAATTTAATTATGCGATGTATGAAAAATATTATAAAAATAACACATATATGATGAATATTATTCAGCAAGGTGAACAACAAGGAAATTTTGATAGCTACTATCAAACTGAACTACCAAAATTGTTAGCTGTTTGTGGAACAATAGTTTACAAACCCAATAATGAAATTGATTTTGACAATTCATTATTAACATGTCAAGCTGATTTATCTCCGCTGTATAAAACATTACAAAATTCGCCAGCCCAACTAGATTTTGTAAAGCTAAGTTTTGCTTATGGAAATTCATTTACTTATAAAATTAAAGATACTAACCAAAAAAATAATAGTGCTAGTTTATTAGCAAGTATTATTAATTTGTTAAATAATTATCAACAAGCAATGTTCTTACAAAGTCCATTAAATCAAAATATTTTAAGTGATGAGCAACTAAATACGGCGATGAATCAGTATAACCTAGTTTTGACCATAAATAGTTACTTAAATCCGTTCAAACAATGATCATTATGATACCATGAATTTAGTGGTCTTACTGATAATTTAAATCAAATTCAAGGCTTTCCGAGTTTATTATATAAATTTACTTATCAAAAAAATAGCCATGGTATTTATCAAATTGTGTGAAATAAAACACGACCATTAATTAACTTTACTTTTTCCAATGTTGTTTGAATTTTTATCGGAATTAGCTTTACTTGAGGAAGTTATTTAGTTTTTAAAAAACGAGATATTAAATAA